The Astatotilapia calliptera chromosome 14, fAstCal1.2, whole genome shotgun sequence genome includes a region encoding these proteins:
- the cog6 gene encoding conserved oligomeric Golgi complex subunit 6 isoform X1, with the protein MADTKVEISADSSTAAQNANAASQPNNPLSRKLNKILETRLDNDKEMLEALKALSVFFTENSLRTRRNLRGDIERRSLAINEEFARIFKGVKEELESVHEDVQAMSTCCEEMTNRLKAAKEQTQDLIVKTNKLQGENQRLEVRAQVAQAFLTKFQLSNEEMATLRGSRDGPITEDFFKALNRVKHIHEDVKILLRTNQQTAGLEIMEQMAVLQETSYEQLYRWAQNECRGLTQETCDISPVLTQAMEALQDRPVLYKYTLDEFGTARRCAVVRGFIDALTRGGPGGTPRPIEMHSHDPLRYVGDMLAWLHQATASEKEHLEALLKQVTLQGVEDNMQEVVGHITEGVCRPLKVRIEQVIVAEPGAVLLYKLSNLLKFYHHTISSIIGTSVASLLITIEEMHSLSKKMFFNSLSLHASRLMDKVELPPADLGPTASLTQTLTLLREVLASHDSSVVPLDARQADFAQVLSCILDPLLQLCTVSASNLGTADMATYMVNSLYVMKTTLALFEFTDKRLEMLEFQIEAHLDTLINEQASYVLTRAGLSYIYNCVQQHSAEQGALSLLPGMDSSSVKAAMVQFDRYLSSPDTLVMPQLNFLLSAAIKEQIFRQSTELVCRAYGEVYTALTSPANAYNDPENLVPRSPQQVQTLLS; encoded by the exons ATGGCTGATACTAAAGTAGAAATTTCAGCTGACAGCTCGACTGCAGCACAAAATGCAAATGCGGCTTCACAGCCGAACAATCCTCTGTCGAGGAAGCTTAATAAGATATTAGAAACCAGACTTGACAACGACAAG GAGATGCTTGAGGCTCTGAAGGCGCTGTCGGTGTTCTTCACTGAAAACAGTTTACGCACCAGGAGAAATCTTCGCGGGGATATAGAGAGGCGAAGTCTGGCGATCAACGAGGAGTTTGCGCGAATATTTAAAGGAGTAAAAGAG GAGCTTGAAAGTGTTCACGAGGATGTCCAGGCGATGAGCACATGTTGTGAAGAAATGACCAATAGATTAAAG GCTGCAAAAGAGCAAACACAGGACCTCATAGTGAAAACCAACAAGCTGCAAGGAGAAAA TCAGCGTCTGGAGGTGAGGGCTCAGGTTGCTCAGGCATTCCTCACCAAGTTCCAGCTATCTAATGAGGAGATGGCGACACTGCGAGGGTCTCGAGATGGACCCATTACTGAG GATTTCTTCAAAGCTCTCAACCGAGTGAAGCACATCCATGAAGATGTGAAAATCCTCCTGCGAACTAACCAGCAAACTGCAGG GTTAGAGATCATGGAGCAGATGGCAGTGTTACAGGAGACCTCATATGAGCAGCTCTACCGCTGGGCTCAAA ATGAATGCAGGGGACTGACCCAGGAGACGTGTGATATCAGCCCCGTCTTAACTCAAGCCATGGAAGCCTTACAGGACCGACCTGTTCTTTACAA gTACACTCTGGATGAGTTTGGCACTGCACGCAGGTGTGCCGTTGTTCGAGGTTTTATCGACGCCCTCACCCGTGGTGGGCCAGGAGGAACTCCCCGGCCTATAGAGATGCATTCACATGACCCTTTGAG GTATGTTGGGGATATGCTGGCCTGGCTGCACCAAGCCACTGCCTCAGAGAAAGAGCATCTGGAAGCTCTGCTGAAACAAGTCACTCTGCAAG GCGTGGAGGATAACATGCAGGAAGTGGTTGGACACATTACAGAAGGAGTCTGCAGGCCGCTAAAA GTTCGGATAGAACAAGTCATAGTAGCAGAGCCAGGCGCTGTCCTTCTTTACAAGCTGTCCAACTTGCTCAAGTTCTACCACCACACCATCAg CTCAATCATTGGAACCAGTGTGGCCTCCTTGCTCATCACTATTGAGGAAATGCACTCACTCAGCAAAAAGATGTTCTTCAACAGTCTAAGCCTTCATGCAAGCAGACTCATGGACAAG GTGGAGCTACCACCTGCAGACCTGGGACCTACAGCCTCCCTCACTCAGACCCTCACCCTTCTCAGGGAGGTGTTGGCCTCCCACGACTCCTCAGTAGTTCCTCTGGATGCTCGTCAGGCTGACTTTGCTCAG GTTCTTTCTTGCATATTGGACCCCCTcctacagttgtgtactgtgtCAGCCAGTAACCTTGGCACAGCTGACATGGCTACATATATGGTCAACTCACTGTATGTCATGAAGACCACATTGGCCCTCTTTGAATTTACAGACAAGAGGCTTGAGATGCTCGAGTTCCAG ATCGAGGCTCACCTGGACACTCTGATCAACGAGCAGGCATCCTACGTGCTGACCAGAGCCGGACTAAGTTATATCTACAACTGTGTCCAGCAGCACAGTGCTGAACAG ggTGCTCTGTCCCTCCTCCCCGGCATGGACAGCTCTTCTGTGAAGGCGGCAATG GTCCAGTTTGATCGGTACTTGTCGTCCCCTGACACGCTTGTGATGCCGCAGCTCAACTTCCTGCTAAGTGCAGCCATCAA gGAGCAGATTTTCCGCCAGTCGACAGAATTGGTTTGCCGAGCCTACGGGGAGGTTTACACAGCTCTGACCAGCCCAGCTAATGCCTACAACGACCCAGAAAACCTGGTGCCCAGATCCCCTCAGCAGGTTCAGACCTTGCTGTCATGA
- the cog6 gene encoding conserved oligomeric Golgi complex subunit 6 isoform X2 has protein sequence MLEALKALSVFFTENSLRTRRNLRGDIERRSLAINEEFARIFKGVKEELESVHEDVQAMSTCCEEMTNRLKAAKEQTQDLIVKTNKLQGENQRLEVRAQVAQAFLTKFQLSNEEMATLRGSRDGPITEDFFKALNRVKHIHEDVKILLRTNQQTAGLEIMEQMAVLQETSYEQLYRWAQNECRGLTQETCDISPVLTQAMEALQDRPVLYKYTLDEFGTARRCAVVRGFIDALTRGGPGGTPRPIEMHSHDPLRYVGDMLAWLHQATASEKEHLEALLKQVTLQGVEDNMQEVVGHITEGVCRPLKVRIEQVIVAEPGAVLLYKLSNLLKFYHHTISSIIGTSVASLLITIEEMHSLSKKMFFNSLSLHASRLMDKVELPPADLGPTASLTQTLTLLREVLASHDSSVVPLDARQADFAQVLSCILDPLLQLCTVSASNLGTADMATYMVNSLYVMKTTLALFEFTDKRLEMLEFQIEAHLDTLINEQASYVLTRAGLSYIYNCVQQHSAEQGALSLLPGMDSSSVKAAMVQFDRYLSSPDTLVMPQLNFLLSAAIKEQIFRQSTELVCRAYGEVYTALTSPANAYNDPENLVPRSPQQVQTLLS, from the exons ATGCTTGAGGCTCTGAAGGCGCTGTCGGTGTTCTTCACTGAAAACAGTTTACGCACCAGGAGAAATCTTCGCGGGGATATAGAGAGGCGAAGTCTGGCGATCAACGAGGAGTTTGCGCGAATATTTAAAGGAGTAAAAGAG GAGCTTGAAAGTGTTCACGAGGATGTCCAGGCGATGAGCACATGTTGTGAAGAAATGACCAATAGATTAAAG GCTGCAAAAGAGCAAACACAGGACCTCATAGTGAAAACCAACAAGCTGCAAGGAGAAAA TCAGCGTCTGGAGGTGAGGGCTCAGGTTGCTCAGGCATTCCTCACCAAGTTCCAGCTATCTAATGAGGAGATGGCGACACTGCGAGGGTCTCGAGATGGACCCATTACTGAG GATTTCTTCAAAGCTCTCAACCGAGTGAAGCACATCCATGAAGATGTGAAAATCCTCCTGCGAACTAACCAGCAAACTGCAGG GTTAGAGATCATGGAGCAGATGGCAGTGTTACAGGAGACCTCATATGAGCAGCTCTACCGCTGGGCTCAAA ATGAATGCAGGGGACTGACCCAGGAGACGTGTGATATCAGCCCCGTCTTAACTCAAGCCATGGAAGCCTTACAGGACCGACCTGTTCTTTACAA gTACACTCTGGATGAGTTTGGCACTGCACGCAGGTGTGCCGTTGTTCGAGGTTTTATCGACGCCCTCACCCGTGGTGGGCCAGGAGGAACTCCCCGGCCTATAGAGATGCATTCACATGACCCTTTGAG GTATGTTGGGGATATGCTGGCCTGGCTGCACCAAGCCACTGCCTCAGAGAAAGAGCATCTGGAAGCTCTGCTGAAACAAGTCACTCTGCAAG GCGTGGAGGATAACATGCAGGAAGTGGTTGGACACATTACAGAAGGAGTCTGCAGGCCGCTAAAA GTTCGGATAGAACAAGTCATAGTAGCAGAGCCAGGCGCTGTCCTTCTTTACAAGCTGTCCAACTTGCTCAAGTTCTACCACCACACCATCAg CTCAATCATTGGAACCAGTGTGGCCTCCTTGCTCATCACTATTGAGGAAATGCACTCACTCAGCAAAAAGATGTTCTTCAACAGTCTAAGCCTTCATGCAAGCAGACTCATGGACAAG GTGGAGCTACCACCTGCAGACCTGGGACCTACAGCCTCCCTCACTCAGACCCTCACCCTTCTCAGGGAGGTGTTGGCCTCCCACGACTCCTCAGTAGTTCCTCTGGATGCTCGTCAGGCTGACTTTGCTCAG GTTCTTTCTTGCATATTGGACCCCCTcctacagttgtgtactgtgtCAGCCAGTAACCTTGGCACAGCTGACATGGCTACATATATGGTCAACTCACTGTATGTCATGAAGACCACATTGGCCCTCTTTGAATTTACAGACAAGAGGCTTGAGATGCTCGAGTTCCAG ATCGAGGCTCACCTGGACACTCTGATCAACGAGCAGGCATCCTACGTGCTGACCAGAGCCGGACTAAGTTATATCTACAACTGTGTCCAGCAGCACAGTGCTGAACAG ggTGCTCTGTCCCTCCTCCCCGGCATGGACAGCTCTTCTGTGAAGGCGGCAATG GTCCAGTTTGATCGGTACTTGTCGTCCCCTGACACGCTTGTGATGCCGCAGCTCAACTTCCTGCTAAGTGCAGCCATCAA gGAGCAGATTTTCCGCCAGTCGACAGAATTGGTTTGCCGAGCCTACGGGGAGGTTTACACAGCTCTGACCAGCCCAGCTAATGCCTACAACGACCCAGAAAACCTGGTGCCCAGATCCCCTCAGCAGGTTCAGACCTTGCTGTCATGA